One genomic segment of Rivularia sp. PCC 7116 includes these proteins:
- a CDS encoding YbjN domain-containing protein translates to MATVQNFDRSVIESYLTNRGLRFQRDDDGDFVVQFPYQEELGCEVILVFCAEGPQEDVYSVRLISNKRIPKEEWERVMSLCNDWNKEKRFPKAFLDIRITAEETLAIIVLEQHLHLKPGVHQDLFDDWTDIMVSGGFQFWMWVHKQHGL, encoded by the coding sequence ATGGCTACAGTTCAAAACTTCGACCGTAGCGTAATAGAAAGTTATCTAACTAACAGAGGATTGCGATTTCAGAGGGACGATGACGGTGATTTTGTGGTGCAGTTTCCCTACCAAGAAGAATTAGGATGTGAAGTCATTCTAGTTTTTTGTGCAGAAGGTCCTCAAGAGGATGTTTATTCAGTTAGACTTATTTCTAATAAGCGCATCCCCAAAGAAGAATGGGAACGTGTAATGTCCTTATGTAATGACTGGAACAAAGAAAAGCGTTTTCCCAAAGCTTTCCTTGATATCAGAATTACAGCTGAAGAAACTCTCGCGATAATTGTACTCGAACAACATTTGCATCTGAAACCGGGCGTGCATCAAGACTTATTCGATGACTGGACTGATATTATGGTTTCTGGTGGATTTCAATTTTGGATGTGGGTACACAAACAGCACGGATTATAA
- a CDS encoding serine/threonine-protein kinase, translated as MNKKIIGDRYEVINLLGKKPGYRTMLCNDMHTQQLVVVKFLIWDDDFEWQNLKLFEREAQILQSISHPEIPRYLDYFEVSKPHLKGFCLVQTYIKAASLEEHLQTGRTFGIEEVKQLAESVLKILIYLHSQQSQIIHRNIKPSNILLTNRSGNCTGDVYLVDFGSVKTLAAAKTATMTVVGTYGYMSPEHFGGKVIPSSDLYSLGATLIYLVTGIHPANLPQKNGRMRFAQLVNCPQGFSNWLKRMIEPVEELRFDSAEAALQGLQQTSNYSNNLFNNEHCNSSHNLINFKKPFGSKIFLKNKLNRLEVVFPRQRISALKYDLLFLFIKLCASVIILPPMLLTICIFFNNIFYGLAFTMSMNSVLFALILLLFNIAICGTCIAFLVNIIDSFVQVLIKLLKRENIKIEQQQLCLSFDWLCFKSCFLRSISLKNITKLEKKMIAGSNHQWDIVANFGTSQYKLFDNIDLTEVEVDWLCSELNEYLNR; from the coding sequence ATGAACAAAAAAATAATTGGCGATCGCTATGAAGTCATCAATCTGTTGGGTAAAAAACCTGGATACAGAACCATGCTTTGTAACGATATGCATACACAACAATTAGTTGTAGTTAAGTTTCTGATTTGGGATGATGATTTTGAATGGCAAAACTTAAAGCTGTTTGAAAGAGAAGCGCAGATTTTGCAAAGTATTTCTCATCCGGAAATTCCTCGTTATTTAGACTATTTTGAAGTTAGTAAACCTCATCTTAAAGGCTTTTGTTTAGTACAAACCTATATCAAGGCTGCATCTTTAGAAGAACATTTACAAACAGGAAGAACTTTTGGTATAGAAGAAGTAAAGCAGCTAGCAGAATCAGTTTTGAAAATTCTTATCTATCTGCATTCACAACAATCACAGATTATTCACAGAAACATTAAACCAAGTAATATTCTTTTGACAAACCGCTCTGGGAACTGTACCGGAGATGTCTATCTAGTTGATTTTGGTTCAGTCAAAACTTTAGCTGCTGCCAAAACCGCAACAATGACAGTAGTAGGGACTTACGGGTATATGTCACCAGAACATTTCGGCGGTAAAGTTATTCCGTCATCGGATTTATATAGTTTAGGAGCAACTTTAATTTATCTTGTTACCGGTATACATCCCGCTAATTTACCTCAAAAAAATGGACGGATGCGATTTGCACAATTAGTTAACTGCCCTCAAGGTTTTTCTAACTGGTTGAAACGGATGATTGAACCCGTTGAAGAACTACGTTTTGATTCGGCTGAAGCTGCATTACAAGGTTTACAGCAAACTTCAAATTATAGTAACAATCTATTCAATAATGAACATTGCAATAGCTCACATAATCTTATAAATTTTAAAAAACCCTTTGGAAGTAAAATTTTTCTTAAAAATAAATTAAATAGACTAGAAGTTGTATTTCCCCGACAAAGAATCAGCGCGCTTAAATATGATTTGCTATTTTTATTTATAAAGCTTTGTGCCTCTGTAATTATATTGCCTCCAATGTTATTGACAATATGTATTTTTTTTAACAATATTTTTTACGGATTAGCTTTTACTATGTCTATGAATTCCGTTCTATTTGCATTAATACTACTTCTTTTCAATATTGCAATTTGTGGAACTTGCATAGCCTTTTTAGTTAATATTATAGATAGCTTCGTACAGGTATTAATTAAACTACTTAAAAGGGAAAACATAAAAATTGAGCAGCAACAACTTTGTCTGTCTTTTGATTGGCTATGTTTCAAATCTTGCTTTCTTCGTTCAATATCCTTAAAAAACATAACTAAACTTGAGAAAAAAATGATTGCAGGTAGTAATCATCAGTGGGATATTGTAGCAAATTTTGGAACAAGTCAATACAAGTTATTCGATAATATAGATTTAACTGAAGTTGAAGTAGATTGGCTTTGTAGCGAGTTGAACGAATATTTAAACAGATAA
- a CDS encoding RuBisCO accumulation factor 1 — protein MTDLPPNSQNTENQPNQELAEELLRKLRQKEGSWVEWGQACAYLQKSGYNPQDIFEATGFEPIQQNQIIVGSQVYTSLEKGGASEEVKSHYSQRGSDLLYEFRMLAQEERAGAAELAFKHKVDADEVKEVARAIKDFSRLRNLPEGFSAHPGDAVAYQTWKQARQKSDLQLRSRFIAKGLKFAHTDAARKKIEQLLTDFTVVPQRPAPLLPFYRLESEAEMSRVVPVAGELPLTPDALKAVPIVEETEPFNMVKFSGEGAWVPLPGWQVVLNSEDPVVVLGKSDIFPNQEGNKPQPVMIAIDRSQRKWDNGSYFVVGNSGELDFQWFETEPDEVEILGRVIVIVKPKRIFDDEIIKDSWQIDE, from the coding sequence ATGACAGATTTACCACCCAATTCTCAAAATACTGAAAATCAACCAAATCAGGAGCTAGCCGAAGAATTATTACGAAAACTCAGGCAAAAAGAAGGTAGCTGGGTGGAATGGGGGCAAGCTTGTGCTTATCTGCAAAAATCCGGTTACAATCCCCAAGATATTTTTGAAGCTACGGGTTTTGAACCAATTCAGCAAAATCAAATCATTGTTGGTTCTCAAGTTTACACTTCACTAGAGAAAGGTGGTGCTTCCGAAGAAGTAAAGTCCCATTATTCGCAACGAGGAAGCGATCTACTATATGAGTTTCGGATGCTTGCTCAAGAAGAGCGTGCGGGTGCTGCCGAGCTTGCTTTCAAACATAAAGTCGATGCAGATGAAGTTAAAGAAGTAGCTAGGGCTATTAAAGATTTTTCTCGCTTGCGTAATTTACCTGAAGGGTTTTCCGCACATCCAGGAGATGCAGTTGCTTATCAAACTTGGAAGCAAGCCCGACAAAAGTCAGATTTGCAATTGCGATCGCGGTTTATTGCTAAGGGTTTAAAGTTCGCTCACACGGATGCAGCACGTAAAAAAATTGAACAACTGCTGACAGATTTTACGGTTGTTCCCCAACGCCCTGCGCCGCTACTACCCTTTTACCGTCTGGAATCTGAAGCAGAAATGTCTCGGGTAGTTCCCGTAGCAGGTGAGTTGCCGCTGACACCAGATGCTTTGAAGGCAGTTCCCATCGTAGAAGAAACCGAACCATTTAACATGGTCAAGTTTTCAGGTGAAGGGGCATGGGTACCATTACCGGGTTGGCAAGTAGTATTAAATTCTGAAGACCCCGTAGTGGTTTTAGGCAAAAGCGATATTTTTCCTAACCAAGAAGGAAATAAACCCCAACCCGTAATGATAGCCATCGACCGTTCTCAAAGAAAATGGGATAATGGCAGCTATTTTGTAGTGGGTAATTCTGGGGAATTAGATTTCCAGTGGTTTGAAACCGAACCCGACGAAGTAGAAATATTAGGAAGAGTAATTGTCATCGTTAAGCCCAAGAGAATTTTTGATGACGAAATTATTAAGGATTCTTGGCAAATTGATGAATAG
- a CDS encoding response regulator: MNNLPIDLDNIRNQIMTSQRRKKQKILVVDDEPDNLDLLYRTFRRDFQVLKADSGTNALQVLAEEGEVAVIISDQRMPEMKGTEFLSKTLPQFPDTVRIILTGFTDIEDLVDAINAGQVYRYITKPWDPEELKGVVQRAAETYDLLKQRTEELRRANSQMGLLTSSIQLVKAVSSKEESLAPIAAIYGETFAADGCILQLVENGSLTSTCGTFSQDGILDNWLDKDPLAQESIATSNMKVSVNVTKDERLKEVAHYSDTDTKSHLVVPVVHANEVTAVLSLQWKKPCTLREDELKLIHFSAQLLALVLNCAHYT; encoded by the coding sequence ATGAATAATCTCCCAATTGACCTAGATAATATTCGTAATCAAATAATGACTTCACAAAGACGTAAAAAACAAAAAATCTTAGTAGTAGACGACGAACCAGATAATCTAGATTTGTTATATCGGACTTTTCGTCGTGATTTTCAAGTTTTAAAAGCAGATAGCGGTACTAATGCTTTACAAGTGTTGGCTGAGGAAGGAGAGGTTGCTGTTATTATTTCCGATCAAAGAATGCCGGAAATGAAAGGTACTGAATTTCTCAGCAAAACTTTACCTCAGTTTCCCGATACGGTAAGAATCATTTTGACTGGTTTTACCGATATTGAAGATCTTGTAGACGCTATTAATGCCGGACAAGTTTACAGATATATTACCAAGCCTTGGGACCCCGAAGAATTAAAGGGAGTTGTCCAACGTGCTGCTGAAACATACGATTTACTCAAGCAGCGTACTGAAGAATTGCGCCGTGCAAATTCTCAAATGGGGCTATTAACTTCATCTATCCAGCTGGTAAAAGCAGTTTCTAGCAAGGAAGAAAGTTTGGCACCAATTGCTGCAATTTATGGAGAAACTTTTGCTGCTGACGGTTGTATTCTTCAGTTAGTAGAAAACGGAAGTTTGACTTCTACCTGCGGCACTTTTAGTCAAGATGGCATATTAGATAACTGGCTAGATAAAGACCCTTTAGCTCAGGAATCTATTGCAACCAGTAATATGAAAGTTTCCGTAAATGTAACTAAAGATGAGAGACTCAAAGAAGTCGCTCATTATTCAGATACAGATACAAAATCGCATTTGGTTGTACCTGTCGTTCATGCAAATGAAGTTACCGCAGTGCTATCACTACAGTGGAAAAAACCCTGTACTTTGCGAGAAGATGAACTAAAGTTGATTCATTTCTCCGCACAATTATTAGCATTGGTGCTTAATTGCGCTCATTACACTTAG
- a CDS encoding DUF4089 domain-containing protein translates to MNDKKFNATEYINQTASLLNFNLPEEYRDGVVANFERIQVIAKLVNEFPLPEDIEAAPVFEP, encoded by the coding sequence ATGAACGATAAAAAATTCAACGCAACCGAATACATAAACCAAACAGCATCATTGCTAAATTTCAACTTACCGGAAGAATACCGTGATGGAGTTGTCGCAAATTTTGAGAGAATTCAAGTTATAGCCAAACTTGTCAATGAGTTCCCTTTACCGGAAGATATTGAAGCAGCACCAGTATTTGAACCGTAA
- a CDS encoding serine/threonine-protein kinase, protein MSLRVLKERYEILRQLAKKAGRKILLARDLQTNELVVIKLLIFNSEIEWEELKLFQREAQILRNLSFSAIPSYIDFFEVALSNKKALAFVQSYIEAVSLEQHIQNKGTFSEIEVKQLAKFLLQILIYLHGQNPSVVHRDIKPSNILLTNRSGNSIGDVFLIDFGSVQTLTSSESDICTVVGTYGYMSPEQFGARAVAASDLYSLGATLIYLLTGKSPVDSPQKLGKFEVWRINNCSRELGKWLKKMVEPELEKRFKSAAEALNSLDKLSSTNLSDFSSNLSKKISIKKSADVIEITTPCRKDRESSIVHFIGTLNVAILYGMSSILLLPKIEAIFQPIFINHGLMNNYLLAATAILMAMLSIYVTIWLKIIVNMLFIPFGKKKLQIDKQRIYFSYKLLGLEYRYRPSIPRQAIIKLDSNTNKIPEVIIWLGIYKYSFGKGFLNTAQAAWLSRELRDWLDIKTI, encoded by the coding sequence ATGTCTCTCCGTGTTTTAAAAGAGCGCTACGAAATTTTACGACAACTTGCGAAAAAAGCGGGAAGAAAGATTCTTTTAGCAAGAGACTTGCAAACAAACGAATTAGTAGTAATTAAACTGCTTATTTTTAACAGTGAAATTGAATGGGAAGAATTGAAACTGTTTCAAAGAGAAGCGCAGATTCTACGCAATCTTTCTTTTTCTGCTATTCCAAGTTATATTGACTTCTTTGAAGTTGCGCTATCGAATAAAAAAGCTTTGGCATTTGTGCAAAGCTATATTGAAGCTGTTTCTTTAGAGCAGCATATACAAAATAAAGGGACTTTTAGTGAAATAGAAGTTAAACAGCTAGCTAAATTTCTTCTACAAATTCTAATTTATTTACACGGACAAAATCCATCGGTAGTCCATCGCGATATTAAACCGAGTAATATTCTTTTAACTAATCGCTCTGGTAATAGCATTGGTGATGTTTTTTTGATTGATTTTGGCTCCGTACAAACGTTAACTAGTAGTGAAAGCGATATTTGTACTGTTGTTGGAACTTATGGCTATATGTCTCCAGAGCAATTTGGAGCAAGAGCTGTTGCTGCTTCTGATTTGTATAGTTTAGGTGCAACTTTAATTTACCTATTAACTGGAAAATCACCTGTGGATTCACCTCAAAAATTAGGAAAATTTGAAGTTTGGAGAATAAATAATTGTTCGCGCGAATTGGGCAAATGGCTCAAAAAAATGGTTGAGCCAGAATTAGAAAAACGTTTTAAATCGGCTGCTGAAGCTTTAAACAGTCTAGATAAATTATCATCTACAAATTTATCCGATTTCTCTTCCAATTTATCAAAAAAAATTTCTATTAAAAAGTCGGCAGATGTAATCGAAATCACTACTCCTTGTAGAAAAGATAGAGAAAGTTCGATAGTACATTTTATTGGGACATTAAATGTAGCAATACTGTATGGCATGTCTTCAATATTACTGCTTCCTAAAATAGAGGCTATTTTTCAACCAATTTTTATTAATCATGGCTTGATGAATAATTATTTATTAGCAGCTACAGCTATTTTAATGGCTATGTTATCTATCTATGTAACTATTTGGCTGAAAATTATTGTGAATATGTTGTTTATTCCTTTTGGTAAAAAGAAATTGCAAATCGATAAACAACGAATTTACTTCTCTTATAAATTACTAGGGTTGGAATATCGCTATCGCCCTTCGATTCCTCGTCAAGCGATTATAAAATTAGACAGCAATACAAATAAAATACCAGAAGTAATTATTTGGTTAGGAATTTATAAATACAGCTTTGGTAAAGGTTTTCTAAATACTGCACAAGCAGCTTGGCTAAGTCGCGAACTTAGGGATTGGTTGGATATAAAAACGATTTAA
- a CDS encoding AbgT family transporter, whose protein sequence is MTKRIRQSRRNLIDKSLAFIETVGNQLPDPITLFFILSIAVVIISAIASFLNVSVVNPSNDETIAAVSLLAPENIRKMFTEAVNNFTGFKPLGTVLVAMLGVGVAESTGLLSALLKQIVLIAPGRFICPVVVFAGVMGNIASDAGYVVLVPLGAVIFMAFRRHPLAGIAAAFAGVSGGYSANLIINPLDPLLAGLSQTAAQVIKPNYQVNATANYYFMIVSTFFITLIAWFVTEKIIEPRLGVYNQAEDIPMQTLTPSERTGLRWAGFSLLLLLAFIAALVLPPQGILRDPETFTIIPSPFIDSIVIIIALAFLIPGIVYGKFSGRIESDKDVANALGDSMASMGYYIALAFISAQFIAYFSWSNLGLILAVNGANFLKATGFTGVPLMLMFIIVSMLINLFVGSASAKWAIMAPIFIPMFMLVGYSPELTQAAYRIGDSSTNIITPLMPYFPVVVAFGQRYDKSLKIGTLISLMLPYSVAFLIGWAILFVIWFVLKLPLGPGAVSILS, encoded by the coding sequence ATGACAAAACGCATTCGACAAAGCAGACGCAATTTAATCGATAAATCTCTGGCTTTTATTGAAACAGTAGGGAATCAACTACCCGACCCGATAACGCTATTTTTTATACTATCGATTGCTGTAGTTATAATTAGCGCGATCGCATCTTTTCTAAATGTATCGGTAGTCAATCCCAGCAACGATGAGACCATAGCGGCGGTATCTTTATTAGCCCCCGAAAACATACGTAAAATGTTTACCGAGGCAGTTAATAACTTTACTGGTTTTAAGCCCCTCGGGACCGTACTCGTTGCCATGTTAGGTGTCGGTGTCGCCGAATCTACAGGTTTGCTTTCTGCATTGTTAAAGCAAATAGTATTAATTGCACCGGGAAGGTTTATTTGTCCGGTTGTGGTGTTTGCCGGTGTAATGGGTAATATCGCTTCCGACGCTGGATATGTGGTACTCGTACCTTTAGGTGCGGTGATTTTTATGGCTTTTCGCCGTCATCCCCTGGCAGGAATTGCAGCAGCTTTTGCGGGAGTTTCTGGTGGGTATAGCGCTAATTTAATCATAAATCCCCTTGACCCCTTACTGGCAGGATTATCTCAAACAGCGGCTCAAGTAATTAAACCAAACTATCAGGTAAATGCCACCGCAAACTACTATTTCATGATAGTTTCGACATTTTTTATTACTTTGATAGCCTGGTTTGTTACCGAAAAAATTATCGAACCGCGTTTGGGAGTTTATAACCAAGCTGAAGATATTCCAATGCAAACGCTAACACCATCAGAAAGAACTGGTTTGCGTTGGGCTGGGTTTTCTTTATTATTATTGTTAGCATTTATAGCAGCCTTAGTTTTACCACCACAAGGAATATTACGCGATCCCGAAACATTTACAATTATTCCTTCACCCTTCATTGATAGTATAGTTATCATCATTGCTTTAGCGTTTCTAATTCCGGGGATTGTTTACGGTAAATTTTCAGGAAGAATCGAAAGTGATAAAGATGTAGCCAATGCTTTAGGCGATTCGATGGCATCGATGGGCTATTACATTGCTTTAGCTTTTATCTCCGCCCAATTTATTGCTTATTTTAGCTGGAGCAATTTAGGCTTAATTTTGGCAGTTAACGGAGCCAATTTTCTTAAAGCAACGGGATTTACCGGCGTACCGCTGATGTTAATGTTTATTATCGTCAGTATGCTAATTAATCTATTCGTCGGCTCCGCTTCGGCAAAATGGGCAATAATGGCACCGATATTTATCCCAATGTTTATGTTAGTCGGATATTCGCCGGAGTTAACGCAAGCTGCTTATAGAATAGGCGATTCTTCTACTAATATAATTACTCCTTTGATGCCTTATTTTCCTGTAGTGGTAGCATTTGGTCAAAGGTACGATAAAAGTTTAAAAATAGGAACTTTGATTTCCTTGATGTTGCCTTATTCGGTAGCGTTTTTGATCGGATGGGCGATTTTATTTGTGATTTGGTTTGTATTGAAGTTGCCGTTGGGGCCAGGAGCAGTTTCAATTCTCAGTTAA
- a CDS encoding DUF445 domain-containing protein, translating to MAFSNLLFYITPPLAGGIIGYFTNDLAIKMLFRPYRALYIGGKKLPFTPGLIPRNQERLARNVSKTIMQSLLTPEELQKLARRLLERERVEAGILWLLQMAIDQIKDDRDQKTTRILAGILKDLLGESLPRLLKVLARREDFLEAQIDQIFDQILLEFQLTDVQASRLADWLLQVVLPPDTIRLAIVDFLTDRTIQTIDESFRERTSGTYWVVANLFGLRNSLTRLRTYCLDEKDATNARIRELTQDLQLRDRIRRIVQNVSLQNLPIGTVRQLRKTTGDAVRQYIRTSGGDLLEGFSKTLDWDKIARLLLNRLSNSQVMNSSLEVVSKELALLLERYLERDLEQLVAQAIPILSIDQVIIDRIKSTSPADLENAIEGIVKNELQAIVTLGGILGFTVGLLQTCLLLISGR from the coding sequence GTGGCTTTTTCTAATCTCTTGTTCTATATCACTCCCCCCTTAGCAGGTGGAATTATCGGCTATTTTACGAATGATTTAGCCATAAAAATGTTATTCCGTCCTTACCGAGCGCTTTATATAGGGGGGAAAAAACTTCCATTCACTCCCGGATTAATACCTCGCAATCAAGAGCGTTTAGCTAGAAACGTCTCTAAAACGATCATGCAGTCGTTGCTAACACCGGAAGAATTGCAGAAGCTAGCACGAAGATTGTTAGAAAGAGAACGAGTAGAAGCAGGAATTTTGTGGTTGCTGCAAATGGCAATCGACCAAATTAAAGATGATAGAGACCAAAAAACTACTAGAATATTGGCAGGAATTCTTAAAGATTTGCTGGGAGAATCACTACCGCGCTTATTGAAAGTTTTAGCGAGACGAGAAGATTTTTTAGAAGCGCAAATAGATCAAATATTTGACCAGATATTACTAGAATTTCAACTTACCGACGTTCAAGCATCTCGCTTAGCAGATTGGTTGCTACAAGTTGTTTTACCGCCGGATACTATTCGTTTAGCCATAGTTGATTTTCTCACAGACAGGACAATTCAAACCATTGACGAAAGTTTTCGCGAAAGAACCAGCGGTACCTATTGGGTAGTAGCCAATCTTTTCGGCTTACGCAACAGCTTAACCCGTTTGCGTACATACTGCTTAGACGAAAAAGATGCAACAAATGCACGCATTCGAGAATTAACTCAAGACTTACAACTTCGCGATCGCATTCGTAGAATTGTCCAAAATGTCTCCCTACAAAACTTACCAATTGGTACGGTACGACAGTTGCGAAAAACCACGGGGGATGCCGTTCGTCAATATATAAGAACCAGTGGTGGTGATTTATTAGAAGGCTTTAGCAAAACCTTAGATTGGGATAAAATTGCGCGTTTACTATTAAACCGTTTGAGTAATTCGCAAGTAATGAATTCATCTTTAGAAGTAGTCAGTAAAGAATTAGCATTATTATTAGAACGTTATTTAGAAAGAGATTTAGAACAACTCGTTGCTCAAGCAATTCCAATATTATCAATTGACCAAGTAATTATTGATAGAATCAAATCAACGTCACCCGCAGATTTAGAAAACGCCATTGAAGGTATTGTAAAAAATGAATTACAAGCTATTGTAACTTTAGGTGGTATTTTAGGTTTTACTGTTGGGCTACTTCAAACATGTCTATTGTTAATTAGTGGTAGATAG
- a CDS encoding Asp-tRNA(Asn)/Glu-tRNA(Gln) amidotransferase GatCAB subunit A, with product MNLDSADAVSIATAVKQGQIKAVEVVKATLDRIAARDSQLNCFTKITAETALKDAALIDAEIAKGNNPGLLAGVPFAVKNLYDIAGLTTLAGSKINAENPPATQDATAVAKLKNAGAILVGALNMDEYAYGFVTENSHYGATHNPHDLNRVAGGSSGGSAASVAAGLVPLTLGSDTNGSIRVPAALCGIFGLKPTYGRLSRAGMVLFSSSFDHVGPFARSVRDIATTFDVLQGEDVETLNLTSHLTSVQNIDDFKIAIASNYFAQKAAPEALAAVQKVADALNISEYVSIPEAHRARAAAYIITASEGANLHLDKLKSRPQDFDFATRDRFIAGAFIPSSWYIQAQRFRNWYKEQVKEIFHKVDVIIAPTTPISAPEIGQETMILDGEEILVRPHLGLFTQPLSFIGLPVLSVPIQRKNALPLGVQIIAAPYNERAILRVAAVLEKMGVISADIV from the coding sequence ATGAATTTAGACTCAGCCGATGCCGTATCAATCGCAACCGCAGTCAAGCAAGGACAAATCAAAGCGGTAGAAGTTGTTAAAGCTACTTTAGATAGAATTGCAGCTAGAGATAGTCAACTCAACTGTTTTACAAAGATAACTGCGGAAACTGCTTTAAAAGATGCAGCGCTGATTGATGCAGAAATAGCTAAAGGTAATAATCCCGGTTTGTTGGCTGGTGTACCTTTCGCTGTCAAAAATCTTTACGATATCGCTGGTTTAACTACTCTTGCTGGTTCAAAAATTAATGCTGAAAATCCCCCAGCGACTCAAGATGCTACTGCTGTAGCTAAGCTGAAAAATGCCGGTGCAATTCTTGTCGGTGCGTTGAATATGGATGAGTATGCTTACGGTTTTGTTACCGAGAATTCACATTATGGTGCTACTCACAATCCCCACGACTTAAACCGTGTTGCTGGAGGTTCGTCTGGAGGTTCGGCTGCTTCGGTTGCTGCTGGTTTGGTACCTTTAACTTTGGGTTCGGATACTAACGGTTCGATTCGGGTACCTGCTGCTTTGTGCGGTATTTTTGGTTTGAAACCGACATATGGTAGATTGTCGCGGGCTGGTATGGTTTTATTTTCCAGCAGTTTTGACCATGTTGGACCGTTTGCGCGTTCGGTGAGAGATATTGCAACGACTTTCGATGTTTTGCAAGGGGAAGATGTAGAGACGTTAAATTTAACGTCTCATTTAACCTCTGTGCAAAATATTGATGACTTTAAAATTGCTATTGCATCAAATTATTTTGCTCAAAAAGCCGCACCGGAAGCGTTGGCAGCAGTTCAAAAAGTTGCTGATGCCTTAAATATTTCTGAATACGTTTCTATACCAGAAGCTCATCGCGCTCGTGCTGCTGCATACATAATTACAGCATCGGAAGGTGCAAATTTACATTTAGATAAATTAAAATCCCGTCCTCAAGATTTTGATTTTGCAACAAGGGATAGATTTATTGCAGGAGCATTTATTCCTAGCAGTTGGTATATTCAAGCTCAAAGATTTAGAAATTGGTATAAAGAACAAGTTAAAGAAATATTTCACAAAGTAGATGTAATTATTGCCCCAACCACGCCAATTTCAGCACCAGAAATTGGACAAGAGACAATGATTTTAGATGGAGAAGAAATATTAGTTCGTCCTCATTTAGGATTATTTACTCAGCCACTTTCATTTATTGGTTTACCAGTTTTATCGGTTCCGATTCAACGTAAAAATGCTTTGCCGTTAGGAGTACAAATAATCGCCGCACCTTATAACGAAAGGGCAATTTTACGAGTTGCTGCGGTATTAGAGAAAATGGGTGTTATATCGGCAGATATTGTTTGA
- the ubiE gene encoding bifunctional demethylmenaquinone methyltransferase/2-methoxy-6-polyprenyl-1,4-benzoquinol methylase UbiE, with product MSEIRSIFNRIAPVYDQLNDWLSLGQHRIWKEMTVKWSAANTGDKVLDLCCGSGDLAFRLARRVGTNSEVQAVDFSPELLEVARERSKDYYPTPNISWIEADVLELPFDDNQFDAATMGYGLRNVTDIPRCLKELHRVLKTGATCAILDFNRPENTLMRGFQQWYLDNLVVPAATQMGLKEEYAYINPSLERFPSGREQLDIARKAGFAQTVHYPIANGMMGVLVVTKQ from the coding sequence ATGTCTGAAATTCGCTCCATTTTTAACCGCATTGCACCTGTTTACGACCAGTTAAATGATTGGTTGAGCTTGGGACAACACCGAATATGGAAGGAAATGACGGTTAAATGGAGCGCTGCTAATACAGGAGATAAAGTCTTAGATTTATGTTGTGGAAGCGGTGATTTAGCTTTCCGATTGGCTCGTAGAGTTGGTACTAACTCAGAAGTGCAAGCTGTAGATTTCTCTCCAGAGTTGTTAGAAGTTGCTCGTGAGCGCAGCAAAGATTATTATCCAACTCCTAACATTTCCTGGATAGAAGCTGATGTACTCGAATTGCCTTTCGACGATAATCAATTTGATGCGGCAACAATGGGTTATGGATTAAGAAATGTAACGGATATTCCCCGTTGTTTGAAGGAATTACACCGAGTTTTAAAGACGGGAGCAACTTGTGCAATCTTAGACTTTAATCGTCCTGAAAATACTTTGATGCGCGGTTTTCAGCAATGGTATTTAGATAATTTAGTAGTTCCTGCTGCCACTCAAATGGGCTTGAAAGAAGAATATGCCTATATAAATCCCAGCTTAGAACGTTTTCCTAGCGGTAGAGAGCAACTAGATATAGCTCGTAAAGCCGGTTTTGCTCAAACGGTACACTACCCGATTGCAAACGGTATGATGGGGGTGCTGGTGGTAACGAAGCAGTAA